One Tissierellales bacterium DNA window includes the following coding sequences:
- a CDS encoding fructose-1,6-bisphosphatase: protein MKKYCVEELEEHLKYLKLLSNQFPTISEVSSEIINLQAILNLPKGTEHFITDVHGEYESFTHVMRNASGVLKIKIDDIFGNTVRSSEKKNLATLIYYPEKKLELVKKREKHISDWYRIMLYRLIEVCRATSSKYTRSKVRKALPDDFAYIIEELLHEQEKIYNKHDYYNEIIHTIIEIDRADEFIIALCKLIQRFAIDRLHLIGDIYDRGPGAHLIMDELYDYHSLDIQWGNHDILWMGAAGGSKACIANVIRIATRYANLETIENGYGINLLPLATFALEYYGDDKCDVFREKFPEKCDFGNRDLEVIAKMHKAIAVIQFKLEGQIIKKSPSYAMESRLLLDKIDYEKGTIGIKGKTYDLIDKNFPTIDPKEPYKLSEEEDKLVKKLVNSFVHSEKLERHVAFMYTKGSLYLKYNSNLLFHGCVPSSDDGEFELLQIGRDTYKGRNLFDKFDRMARSFYFDGKNEFGADVMWYLWSGPKSPLFGKDQMTTFERYFIKDKATHKENKDPFYKYRDDKNYCNKILEAFGLDAEKSHIINGHVPVKTKNGESPIKADGKLLVIDGGFAKAYHETTGIAGYTLIYNSYGLRLASHEPFESTEAAILKEKDILSTIIVLEKTNNRKKVEDTDTGVALLSQIESLERLLSAYRLGLIKENNLGKAIKKIRLE from the coding sequence ATGAAAAAATATTGCGTAGAAGAATTGGAAGAACATTTGAAGTATTTAAAATTATTGTCTAATCAATTTCCTACTATTTCAGAAGTTTCTTCAGAGATTATAAATCTTCAGGCTATTTTGAATTTACCAAAGGGAACAGAACATTTTATAACAGATGTCCATGGAGAATATGAATCATTTACCCATGTTATGAGAAATGCATCTGGAGTTCTTAAGATTAAGATTGATGATATTTTTGGAAATACGGTAAGATCAAGTGAAAAGAAAAATTTAGCAACTTTGATCTATTATCCGGAGAAAAAACTAGAACTAGTTAAAAAAAGAGAAAAACATATTTCAGATTGGTATAGAATTATGCTCTACAGGCTTATAGAAGTTTGCAGAGCCACATCATCTAAGTATACCAGATCTAAGGTTAGAAAGGCACTTCCGGACGATTTTGCTTATATAATCGAAGAACTATTGCACGAGCAAGAAAAAATATATAATAAACATGATTATTACAATGAAATAATACACACCATAATAGAAATTGATAGGGCAGATGAATTTATAATAGCGCTATGTAAACTGATACAAAGATTTGCCATAGATAGATTGCATTTGATAGGAGATATTTATGATAGAGGGCCAGGTGCTCATTTAATAATGGATGAACTATACGATTATCATTCTTTAGATATACAATGGGGAAACCATGATATTCTTTGGATGGGAGCCGCTGGTGGTTCTAAAGCTTGTATAGCTAATGTGATAAGGATAGCAACTAGATATGCAAATTTAGAAACTATTGAAAATGGATATGGCATAAATTTATTGCCATTAGCTACATTTGCACTTGAGTATTATGGAGACGATAAGTGCGATGTTTTCAGAGAAAAATTTCCCGAAAAATGCGATTTTGGAAATCGTGACTTAGAGGTCATAGCAAAAATGCATAAGGCAATAGCTGTTATACAATTTAAATTAGAGGGACAAATAATAAAGAAGAGTCCTAGCTACGCGATGGAGAGTAGACTATTATTGGATAAGATTGATTATGAAAAAGGAACAATAGGAATAAAAGGGAAAACATATGATTTGATAGATAAAAACTTCCCTACTATTGATCCGAAGGAGCCTTATAAACTAAGTGAAGAAGAGGATAAGCTTGTAAAAAAACTTGTGAATTCATTTGTACACAGTGAGAAATTGGAAAGACACGTTGCTTTTATGTATACAAAGGGAAGCTTATATTTGAAATACAACAGCAATCTCTTATTTCACGGTTGCGTACCATCCTCAGATGATGGCGAATTTGAATTGTTGCAGATAGGAAGGGATACGTACAAAGGCAGAAATCTATTTGATAAATTTGATAGGATGGCAAGATCGTTTTATTTTGATGGAAAAAATGAATTTGGAGCAGACGTTATGTGGTACTTATGGAGTGGACCTAAATCACCACTATTTGGCAAGGATCAAATGACAACTTTCGAGAGGTATTTTATAAAGGATAAAGCTACTCACAAAGAAAACAAGGATCCATTTTATAAGTATAGAGATGACAAGAATTATTGCAATAAAATACTTGAAGCTTTTGGGTTAGATGCAGAGAAATCACACATAATTAATGGACATGTTCCTGTAAAAACCAAAAATGGTGAGAGTCCTATAAAGGCAGATGGAAAATTATTGGTTATAGATGGTGGATTTGCAAAAGCTTATCACGAAACTACTGGGATAGCTGGATATACTTTGATTTATAATTCATACGGCTTGCGCTTAGCTTCTCACGAACCTTTTGAATCGACAGAAGCAGCTATATTGAAAGAAAAAGACATCTTGTCAACAATTATAGTACTGGAAAAAACAAATAATAGAAAAAAAGTAGAGGATACAGATACTGGAGTAGCGTTATTGAGTCAAATAGAATCACTTGAAAGATTGCTTTCAGCATACCGATTGGGGCTCATAAAAGAAAATAATCTTGGGAAGGCTATAAAAAAAATTAGATTGGAGTAA
- a CDS encoding HU family DNA-binding protein, translating into MNKGELIAAIAEKSGLTKKNSEVALKAFMESVEEALVDGEKVQLVGFGTFEVRDRKAREGRNPRDPKKKIKIPASKAPVFKAGKTLKEKVNK; encoded by the coding sequence ATGAATAAGGGCGAATTAATCGCTGCAATTGCCGAAAAGAGTGGTCTTACTAAAAAAAATTCTGAGGTAGCTCTAAAGGCATTTATGGAAAGTGTTGAAGAAGCACTTGTTGATGGTGAGAAAGTTCAGTTAGTTGGCTTTGGTACTTTTGAGGTTAGAGACCGTAAAGCTAGAGAAGGTAGAAACCCAAGAGATCCTAAAAAGAAAATTAAAATTCCAGCATCTAAAGCGCCAGTATTTAAAGCAGGCAAAACACTTAAAGAAAAGGTAAATAAATAA
- the cls gene encoding cardiolipin synthase, which produces MHLLFNITGTFSVLILINMVLAFTLIFLEKRNPSSAWAWLMVLLFLPGIGFILYLLIGQNLSKSKMFQFKADEDIMMRNLLDEQKNQLQNQTIHFDDLALLDYRSMMRMLLVNDYSYITQDNSVEILTDGIQKFDSLINDIRNANDHIHMVYYIIKNDELSKRIVHELTKKARKGVRVRFLYDALGGRTLTKNFFKDLRAAGGEVSVFFPSLLSLINPRINYRNHRKIAIIDGLVGYIGGYNIGNEYVGSNKKFGYWRDTHLKLSGSSVYSLQIRFLLDWRYSTNTDLPIQDHFFPSHSGFGNKTIQIVSSGPDSKWEQIKNGYIALINSAKNTIYIQSPYFIPDDSVLEALKIACLSGIDVRIMIPNLPDHPFVYWANRSYIWELLEAGARAYEYTNGFLHAKTIVVDGKVCSVGTANWDVRSFKLNFEVNAFVYDSSVSKEMNSIFEEDCKLSNELFWEDYQNRSIRQKLNESVSRLLSPIL; this is translated from the coding sequence ATGCACTTACTATTCAATATTACAGGTACATTTTCGGTTCTAATACTCATCAACATGGTTCTCGCCTTTACTCTTATTTTTTTAGAAAAAAGAAATCCATCTAGTGCATGGGCGTGGCTCATGGTACTTTTGTTTTTACCTGGAATAGGTTTTATTCTATATCTCTTAATAGGTCAAAATTTAAGTAAATCTAAAATGTTTCAATTCAAAGCAGATGAAGATATAATGATGCGAAATTTACTTGATGAACAAAAAAATCAATTGCAAAATCAAACAATCCACTTTGATGATTTGGCTCTACTCGACTATCGCTCAATGATGAGAATGTTGCTTGTGAATGACTATTCTTATATAACTCAAGATAATTCAGTAGAGATATTAACTGATGGAATTCAGAAATTTGATTCATTGATAAATGATATAAGAAATGCAAATGATCACATTCATATGGTTTATTATATAATCAAAAATGATGAACTATCAAAACGAATAGTACATGAACTTACTAAAAAAGCTCGCAAAGGAGTTCGTGTTCGATTCCTATACGATGCGTTAGGCGGCAGAACTTTGACAAAGAATTTTTTTAAAGATCTTCGCGCTGCTGGTGGAGAAGTATCTGTATTTTTCCCATCCTTGCTAAGTTTAATCAATCCACGTATCAATTATAGAAATCACCGAAAAATCGCTATAATTGACGGATTAGTTGGCTACATTGGTGGATACAATATAGGTAATGAGTACGTAGGCTCTAATAAAAAATTCGGTTATTGGAGAGACACTCATTTGAAACTTTCTGGTAGCTCTGTTTATAGTCTTCAAATTCGTTTTTTACTTGATTGGCGATATTCAACTAATACGGATTTACCTATTCAGGATCACTTTTTCCCATCTCATAGTGGTTTTGGAAATAAAACTATACAAATAGTTTCAAGTGGACCAGACTCTAAATGGGAACAAATAAAAAATGGATATATAGCACTTATAAATAGCGCTAAAAATACCATTTACATACAGTCACCATATTTTATTCCAGATGATAGTGTACTAGAAGCCTTAAAAATAGCTTGTTTATCCGGTATTGATGTTCGTATAATGATTCCAAATTTACCCGATCATCCTTTTGTTTATTGGGCAAATAGATCCTATATATGGGAGTTATTAGAAGCAGGAGCTCGCGCTTATGAATATACTAATGGTTTCTTACATGCTAAAACTATAGTCGTTGATGGAAAAGTTTGTTCTGTTGGTACTGCTAATTGGGATGTTCGAAGTTTTAAACTCAATTTTGAGGTAAATGCTTTTGTATATGATTCATCTGTTTCTAAAGAAATGAATTCTATATTTGAAGAAGACTGTAAACTCTCAAACGAACTATTTTGGGAAGACTATCAAAATAGATCTATTAGACAAAAATTAAATGAATCTGTCAGCAGATTACTCTCTCCAATATTATAA
- a CDS encoding DUF5668 domain-containing protein: MKKTNSFWGILFIIIGIVVLLERYTSIELPNIGQLWPLFLLIPGLIFEISYFSTRKNPGVLVPGGILTILGLLFLFEIMTNWGYTKYTWPVYLLAVAFGLLQLYIFDKRDSGLLIPIGILTIVAISSYTTFFWGWSILHILKLKWIFPVVLIVAGLLILAQNSRKA; encoded by the coding sequence GTGAAAAAAACGAATAGTTTTTGGGGAATACTATTTATAATTATTGGAATTGTAGTGCTATTGGAAAGGTATACTAGTATTGAACTACCTAATATTGGTCAATTATGGCCATTGTTTTTACTAATACCAGGACTGATATTTGAGATTTCCTATTTCTCAACTAGGAAAAATCCAGGAGTGCTGGTTCCTGGAGGAATACTTACTATACTGGGATTGTTGTTTTTATTTGAAATTATGACAAATTGGGGTTATACAAAATATACTTGGCCGGTATATCTTTTAGCAGTAGCATTTGGATTGTTACAATTATACATTTTTGATAAAAGAGATAGCGGCTTGCTGATACCAATTGGAATATTGACTATTGTAGCCATAAGTTCATATACAACATTTTTTTGGGGATGGTCAATACTTCATATTCTAAAACTCAAATGGATATTCCCAGTAGTTTTGATAGTTGCAGGGTTACTTATACTTGCTCAAAATAGCAGGAAAGCATAA
- a CDS encoding toast rack family protein: MKQYVMVLLMTISITLSGCTIYLDNGSEIVNESGYEKTYELEDQEDVDELNIDCVLGIGEFSIKGGSEKLVDAQFEYSNEAWEPQIDNSRVGRIQNVDMKNPSVNLNSLNNYKYNWKLELSKIKPVSLDLDLGIGEGELDFREVNLKNLNLQMGVGDVTLNLRKNYGKDLDIHIDGGVGKLKVLLPKDIGVKVKINGGLKAVSGKNILMKNDIYYNNSFQTSDYVVELDIAAGIGQIELLVED, translated from the coding sequence ATGAAACAATATGTTATGGTTTTGTTAATGACGATTTCAATTACACTTAGTGGATGTACCATATATTTAGATAATGGTAGTGAGATTGTTAATGAATCAGGTTATGAAAAAACTTATGAGTTAGAAGATCAAGAGGACGTGGATGAGCTAAATATAGATTGTGTATTGGGAATTGGAGAATTTTCAATAAAAGGTGGATCAGAAAAACTTGTAGATGCACAATTTGAATATAGTAATGAAGCATGGGAGCCTCAAATAGACAATAGTAGAGTTGGCAGAATACAAAATGTAGATATGAAAAATCCGAGTGTGAATTTAAACAGTCTAAATAACTACAAATACAATTGGAAATTAGAATTGTCTAAAATAAAACCCGTTAGTTTGGATTTAGATTTGGGGATAGGTGAAGGAGAACTTGATTTTAGAGAGGTGAATCTAAAAAATCTTAATTTACAAATGGGTGTTGGTGACGTCACATTAAATCTTAGAAAAAATTATGGCAAAGATTTAGATATTCATATTGATGGAGGCGTTGGTAAACTCAAGGTGCTATTGCCAAAAGATATTGGTGTAAAAGTTAAAATTAATGGAGGTTTGAAAGCTGTTTCGGGTAAAAATATATTGATGAAAAACGATATTTATTATAACAATTCATTTCAAACATCCGATTATGTAGTGGAATTAGATATAGCAGCAGGAATTGGTCAAATAGAGTTATTGGTAGAAGACTAG
- a CDS encoding SHOCT domain-containing protein, producing MSNKCALCDKKIKLLATHVIKGKHLCVDCYMKEMEKGDYAFLNAIPNFTITNKYINRVRQDGIVIDENSKKIAFFRYREAILSDDEKLEEINKRVKNDGLSIIEAKKQVEEEQRAYIVNHIKYLFDYDVFLFDNILEVELLENGHKINSKRRQYIENEKLLKEIHYGEIEDFLGFPVTKEKGIDVAYQLGLKIVVNSWTRPVFYIDFFNKPGSEIKKESDIYMEIKKEADYWYDFIENKLNDFDTEDLEENLKESNDFYDTLMKLDKLRKAGVLTEDEFKTKKTEILDKI from the coding sequence ATGTCAAATAAATGTGCACTATGTGACAAAAAAATTAAATTGTTGGCGACTCATGTTATAAAGGGCAAACATCTTTGCGTAGATTGTTATATGAAAGAGATGGAAAAAGGAGATTATGCATTTTTAAATGCAATTCCAAATTTTACTATTACGAATAAATATATAAATCGCGTTAGACAGGATGGAATTGTAATTGATGAAAATAGCAAAAAAATAGCTTTTTTTAGGTATAGAGAAGCCATATTAAGTGATGATGAGAAGTTAGAAGAGATAAATAAAAGGGTAAAAAATGATGGGCTCAGTATTATAGAGGCAAAAAAACAAGTTGAAGAAGAGCAAAGAGCATATATTGTAAATCATATAAAGTATCTTTTTGATTATGATGTATTTTTATTTGATAATATTTTAGAAGTAGAACTTTTAGAAAATGGACATAAAATAAATTCGAAGAGACGTCAATACATTGAAAATGAAAAACTTTTGAAAGAAATTCATTATGGAGAAATTGAAGATTTCTTAGGGTTCCCAGTTACAAAAGAGAAGGGAATTGATGTTGCATACCAATTGGGACTCAAAATAGTTGTAAACAGTTGGACTAGACCAGTATTCTATATTGATTTTTTCAATAAACCAGGGTCAGAAATAAAAAAAGAATCTGATATTTACATGGAAATAAAGAAAGAAGCAGACTATTGGTATGATTTTATCGAGAATAAATTAAATGATTTTGATACGGAAGATTTAGAGGAAAATTTAAAAGAAAGCAACGATTTTTATGACACACTTATGAAATTAGATAAATTGAGAAAAGCAGGAGTTCTGACTGAAGATGAATTTAAGACTAAAAAGACCGAAATATTGGACAAAATCTAG
- a CDS encoding TetR/AcrR family transcriptional regulator has protein sequence MPKIIKNVKDKIIYSATKRFETLEYDQVDMKSIALDANIAVGTLYNYYSNKKDIFNAVFDNSWEETIKNVARINYVRGHEIEFVRKSLEKIYDDMFDKKHMISQYLTVNSNALEMQLREDLHFEEEKSDNVIRRKLLLQIENQIKEWNEIGIVNIDEGMEVRFVGILFMDIWSLIVAFPEEREKNLLFLNKLVKNMLF, from the coding sequence ATGCCAAAAATAATAAAGAATGTTAAAGATAAAATTATTTATTCTGCTACAAAACGGTTTGAAACTTTAGAGTATGATCAAGTAGACATGAAAAGTATTGCATTAGATGCGAATATTGCAGTTGGGACACTTTATAATTACTATTCTAATAAAAAAGATATATTTAATGCGGTATTTGACAACAGCTGGGAAGAAACTATAAAAAACGTTGCAAGAATAAATTATGTTAGAGGGCATGAGATAGAATTTGTAAGAAAAAGCCTTGAAAAAATTTATGATGATATGTTTGATAAAAAGCATATGATTTCACAGTATTTGACTGTAAATTCAAATGCACTCGAAATGCAGTTAAGAGAAGATTTGCATTTTGAAGAAGAAAAATCAGATAATGTAATTAGAAGAAAATTATTATTGCAGATAGAAAATCAAATAAAAGAGTGGAATGAAATAGGAATAGTAAATATAGATGAGGGAATGGAAGTGAGATTTGTAGGCATATTGTTTATGGATATATGGAGCTTGATAGTAGCATTTCCAGAAGAGAGAGAGAAAAATCTACTGTTTTTAAATAAACTTGTGAAAAACATGCTATTTTAA
- a CDS encoding response regulator transcription factor translates to MIKLMIVDDQTLMRDGLKTIIELEEDIDVVALAEDGEEAVKLNDKINPDVILMDIRMPIMNGVESVKAIKKVDEDVSILMLTTFDDEEYIIEALAHGADGYLLKDIAADQLIDYIRAGYKGEIMLPAKIARKLAVKLREQEDVNNNIENINDIALENFSQRELEIAKKLSKGLTNKQIAKELFISEGTVKNYISTIYSKLGTNDRTKVVLLIQSLLDDSN, encoded by the coding sequence ATGATTAAACTTATGATAGTAGATGATCAAACACTCATGAGAGATGGATTGAAAACAATAATTGAATTAGAAGAGGACATAGATGTAGTAGCACTTGCTGAAGATGGTGAAGAGGCAGTTAAACTAAATGATAAAATAAACCCAGATGTTATATTGATGGATATAAGGATGCCTATAATGAATGGGGTTGAGAGTGTAAAAGCAATAAAAAAAGTTGACGAGGATGTATCTATACTTATGTTAACTACATTTGACGATGAAGAATATATAATAGAGGCATTAGCTCATGGTGCAGATGGCTATTTATTGAAAGATATAGCTGCGGATCAGTTAATAGATTATATTAGAGCGGGATATAAAGGTGAAATAATGTTGCCTGCAAAAATTGCAAGAAAACTAGCTGTAAAATTGAGAGAACAAGAAGATGTTAATAATAATATAGAAAATATAAATGATATTGCTTTAGAAAATTTTTCGCAAAGAGAACTTGAGATTGCAAAAAAATTATCAAAAGGGCTTACGAATAAACAGATTGCAAAAGAGCTGTTTATAAGTGAAGGTACTGTGAAAAACTATATAAGTACAATTTACAGCAAACTTGGGACTAATGATAGAACGAAAGTTGTATTGCTTATACAATCTCTTCTAGACGATAGTAACTAA
- a CDS encoding PspC domain-containing protein yields MAVQKRLYRNSEYAKLGGVCQGVAEYFEIDPTIIRVIWALWAIFYGTGLIAYIAMWIILPEKRDIMSKDVHNPEYTIHDDEQDQSEEKSDHSGPDLSKKD; encoded by the coding sequence ATGGCAGTACAAAAAAGATTGTATAGAAATAGTGAGTATGCTAAACTTGGTGGTGTTTGTCAGGGCGTTGCAGAGTATTTTGAAATAGATCCGACAATAATAAGAGTGATTTGGGCTCTTTGGGCAATATTTTATGGCACAGGGCTCATTGCTTATATAGCGATGTGGATTATATTGCCTGAAAAGAGAGATATAATGAGCAAAGATGTCCACAATCCAGAGTATACAATTCATGATGACGAACAAGATCAATCAGAAGAAAAGTCAGATCATAGTGGGCCAGATTTAAGTAAAAAAGATTAG
- a CDS encoding DUF4097 domain-containing protein, with product MKYRGLEIVAFIFMVLTLSSCSEIKIIENEQSLIVQEAKIEDLSNVEKIEIDTSITDVNLERVDSEFVEVKLETYDSGPKLSVSEGKVLRINAERESEGLIINVGFTRSPKLKISVPKTYNKSYDIELSTGDFNAEDIIADSFKSHSSTGDIYISKLEANNTEFISSTGDIAVDNLSSENISVDSSTGDVDFKNVEGNIIGESSTGDVTIEYVKFDYDLDYTVSTSDLKIKLNNDEADFNIDAEASVGDVQFDRILSEVFEKKDDEVKGIVGEGKNKLKLESSVGDIIIE from the coding sequence ATGAAATATAGAGGTTTAGAAATAGTTGCATTTATTTTCATGGTCCTGACATTATCGTCGTGTAGTGAAATAAAAATAATAGAAAATGAGCAGTCACTTATTGTGCAAGAAGCAAAGATTGAAGATTTGTCAAATGTAGAAAAAATAGAAATAGATACGTCCATAACTGATGTGAATTTAGAGAGGGTAGATAGTGAATTTGTAGAAGTAAAACTAGAGACGTATGATTCGGGTCCAAAACTTAGTGTTTCAGAAGGAAAGGTTTTGAGAATAAATGCAGAGAGAGAAAGTGAAGGATTGATTATAAATGTTGGATTTACTAGATCACCTAAACTGAAGATTAGTGTGCCAAAAACTTACAACAAATCATATGATATAGAGCTATCAACAGGCGATTTTAATGCAGAAGATATAATAGCGGATAGTTTTAAAAGCCACAGTAGCACAGGAGATATTTATATATCGAAATTAGAAGCAAATAATACAGAATTTATAAGTTCAACGGGAGATATAGCTGTTGACAATTTGTCATCTGAAAATATTTCAGTCGATTCATCAACTGGAGATGTGGATTTTAAAAATGTTGAAGGTAATATAATTGGAGAGAGCTCAACTGGAGATGTTACTATTGAGTACGTAAAATTTGATTATGATTTAGATTACACTGTGTCTACATCAGATTTGAAAATTAAATTAAATAATGATGAGGCTGATTTCAATATTGATGCTGAAGCTTCAGTTGGTGATGTACAATTTGATAGAATATTGTCGGAAGTATTTGAAAAGAAAGACGATGAAGTAAAAGGCATTGTAGGTGAAGGCAAGAATAAATTGAAATTAGAATCATCAGTTGGAGATATAATTATAGAATAA
- a CDS encoding PspC domain-containing protein, giving the protein MKKLYRSTNTKIVSGVCGGLAEYFDLDPTLIRIIWAFSSIVSIAIGVIVYIICAIIIPCNPNLSSKPKISLEKKKIRRKKTFKASISNSRFAFFLIILGGILLLNNYIDFNLLDFDYLFPLGLIALGLNLLLKDRESNES; this is encoded by the coding sequence ATGAAAAAACTTTATCGCTCAACTAACACAAAAATAGTATCTGGAGTTTGTGGAGGTTTAGCCGAATATTTTGATTTAGACCCAACTTTAATTCGCATAATATGGGCTTTTTCGTCAATAGTATCTATTGCTATTGGAGTTATAGTTTATATAATATGTGCGATTATAATACCATGCAATCCCAATTTAAGTTCGAAACCTAAAATTTCGCTAGAAAAGAAAAAAATTAGAAGAAAAAAAACTTTTAAAGCGAGCATTTCAAATTCTCGTTTTGCTTTCTTCTTGATTATTCTAGGAGGTATTCTTCTTCTAAATAATTATATTGATTTCAATCTATTGGACTTTGACTACTTATTTCCTCTAGGCTTAATAGCTTTAGGCTTAAATTTATTACTTAAGGATCGTGAATCTAATGAAAGTTAA
- a CDS encoding DUF5668 domain-containing protein: MKVKQNLGIFCILAGLYLMVEQFGLLSFSFLFLLAKLWPVFLIVSGFQIIFSENKNTKWYILISLIMVFFGYSFYLELGTEQVASKSQESIQNNYTDESKNKVVEKVNIKNTTNHTTDSNEYYSQISKISSDIDKLELSMSLNSAMLSLSSSNSNLLYDLLAPKNVKLDSLEAKNSTKIASLADYGSNVKDFVQLHLSTKVKIDLDLNLSENQNHSLDFKNLNIDNLDITTSSSILNMELSDQNQNLEINLHGSDNSIQLNVPSDYTLNIYGDLDDINIAENSKTLGSNSDKELNITLNLDSQTNVYIK, encoded by the coding sequence ATGAAAGTTAAACAAAATCTAGGTATTTTTTGCATACTTGCGGGTTTGTATCTTATGGTCGAACAATTTGGTCTATTGAGCTTTTCATTTTTATTTTTATTAGCAAAATTGTGGCCAGTTTTTTTAATTGTATCTGGTTTTCAAATTATATTTTCTGAAAATAAAAATACTAAATGGTATATTTTAATAAGTCTAATTATGGTATTTTTTGGTTATAGTTTCTACTTAGAATTGGGTACAGAACAAGTAGCATCTAAATCACAAGAAAGTATACAAAATAATTATACTGATGAAAGTAAAAATAAGGTTGTTGAAAAAGTTAATATTAAAAATACTACTAATCATACTACCGACTCCAACGAATATTATTCTCAAATATCTAAAATTAGTAGCGATATTGACAAATTAGAGCTTTCCATGAGTTTAAATTCTGCAATGCTAAGTCTATCTTCAAGTAATTCTAATTTGCTTTATGACTTACTTGCACCTAAGAATGTTAAATTGGACTCACTAGAAGCAAAAAATAGCACAAAGATAGCTTCATTAGCTGATTATGGATCAAATGTAAAAGATTTTGTTCAGTTACATCTTTCGACTAAGGTAAAAATTGATCTTGATCTTAATTTGTCAGAAAATCAGAATCATAGTTTAGATTTTAAAAATCTAAATATAGATAATCTGGATATTACTACAAGCTCTTCAATTTTAAATATGGAGCTTTCTGATCAGAATCAAAATTTAGAAATAAATCTACATGGATCAGATAATAGTATTCAACTTAATGTCCCTAGTGACTACACTTTGAATATTTATGGTGATTTAGATGATATTAATATAGCTGAAAACTCAAAAACTTTGGGATCAAATTCTGACAAAGAATTGAATATCACTTTGAATCTGGACTCTCAAACTAATGTTTATATCAAGTAG